The proteins below are encoded in one region of Anaerosporomusa subterranea:
- a CDS encoding PmeII family type II restriction endonuclease translates to MIVAKAVEAKIAELLDDFYKRRIAKISTLDLRKALTRKNPYLFRAIGTQRASEIVEGTLAAYMSSSDEGIFGDAFFEPLAKFVSGGVASPTEGADVAIETDAKYMAIAVKSGINVFNAQSKKRQKQDFDALGKRMQKLQKQFDPVVGYCYGRKKQSPKSTASYRELAGQAFWAEITGDEDFYLAIIRLMKNKPQEHLPQFRAAFDAATNRFTAEFISMFCHQDGTIDWEKLVTFNSAREIPKKPKDKTPKAVTKRRIIKTT, encoded by the coding sequence ATGATAGTTGCAAAAGCGGTCGAAGCGAAAATTGCAGAGTTGTTGGACGACTTTTACAAGAGAAGAATTGCCAAAATTTCAACGCTTGACCTACGAAAGGCACTCACTCGAAAAAACCCATATCTTTTCAGAGCTATTGGCACGCAGAGGGCCTCTGAAATAGTCGAGGGAACGCTGGCGGCATACATGTCAAGCTCCGATGAAGGCATATTTGGCGATGCCTTTTTTGAGCCACTCGCCAAGTTTGTTTCGGGCGGAGTCGCTTCCCCAACTGAGGGAGCGGATGTCGCAATAGAAACAGACGCGAAATATATGGCCATCGCTGTAAAAAGCGGAATTAATGTATTTAATGCTCAATCAAAAAAAAGGCAAAAACAAGATTTCGACGCACTAGGGAAACGAATGCAAAAACTTCAGAAACAGTTTGATCCAGTGGTGGGATACTGCTATGGACGAAAGAAACAATCACCAAAATCCACAGCCTCATACAGGGAGCTAGCGGGACAAGCCTTTTGGGCCGAGATCACGGGTGATGAAGACTTCTATCTTGCCATCATTCGCTTGATGAAAAATAAGCCTCAGGAGCACCTGCCGCAGTTCCGTGCTGCTTTCGATGCGGCAACAAATAGGTTTACCGCCGAATTCATATCAATGTTCTGCCATCAGGATGGTACTATCGATTGGGAAAAACTAGTCACGTTCAACTCGGCACGGGAAATTCCTAAAAAGCCAAAGGATAAAACACCTAAGGCGGTTACCAAAAGACGTATAATTAAAACTACATAA
- a CDS encoding helix-turn-helix domain-containing protein yields the protein MILPILAQRLEYLRKQRNLKLKEVGEAVGITASAVGSLEHGRRAISIETLIKMANFYEVSTDWLLGLSDNPKRR from the coding sequence ATGATTCTGCCAATATTAGCACAAAGGCTTGAATATCTGCGAAAACAGCGCAATTTAAAGCTAAAAGAAGTTGGCGAAGCCGTTGGTATTACTGCAAGCGCAGTTGGTTCTCTTGAACACGGCAGAAGGGCAATTAGCATTGAAACGCTGATTAAAATGGCTAACTTTTATGAAGTGTCGACCGATTGGCTTTTGGGGTTATCTGATAATCCGAAAAGGAGATAA
- a CDS encoding helix-turn-helix domain-containing protein codes for MLKREVFCQRLKELRTTNNLAQEQLGEKLGAAKQTVGHWETGYRLPPFDVAVDIAEYFHVSLDYLAGLSDRRERR; via the coding sequence ATGTTGAAACGAGAAGTTTTTTGTCAGAGACTAAAAGAACTGCGAACGACAAATAATCTTGCGCAAGAACAACTCGGCGAAAAATTAGGTGCCGCCAAACAAACTGTCGGCCATTGGGAAACTGGTTATAGGCTGCCGCCTTTTGACGTTGCAGTTGATATTGCCGAATACTTTCATGTCTCACTGGATTACCTGGCTGGTCTGTCAGATAGGCGGGAACGCAGGTAA